The window tacagaaCGTGACGTGTCTGGTCAGATTGACCATAAAATGTCTGAGAGTCTGTGTTCTTTCTGGAATTTTGAATATTCTGGCTCCTGCAGGAATGAATGTTTTATGAGGCTCTGAGTAAGACACATGAATCCTGAACCTGTAGGTGCTGAGTCTCACTCACACGCTGTGTTCATTTTAATGCCTGTGTGGGTACATCTGAGTTTCCATTCCTGTGCGTTCGTGTCTCTTCCTGCAGGTTGTATATCTCAGCTTGTGTGTGCCAGCAGGTGAGTGTATGTGGCTGTCCCGGTGTTCCTGGGCCAGAGTTTGAGCCTGTCTTAGTGTGTGCAAGCTCCGATTTGTGTGTTTAAACAAGTGAACATTGTCTCTCCTCACCTAGCTGGCTTTGTAATTAAATTTTACCCCTCAGCAGCGAAGAACTGAGGTCTCTGCTTCGTCCTCTTGGCTGTGTCTGAAGTTGTGTCTCTGTGAGCACTTGTCCGCAAGCTTGTGTGTGCCTGTAGGGgtttgcatgtctgtgtgtgtgcagggggGGGGGCTGAGGGCTGTTCCCCCCACCTTGAGGAGGCACCTGCAGCAGAGATCCACGGGTGAGACCCACCACTCCCTCATAGCAAGAAATATAGTTTCCCTGCTCCCTGCCGACACTGGAAATGGCTCTGGAAGGACACTCTTCCCCACTAGAAGGTGGACAATACACATTAGAAAAGACTCAGAGCAAAAATTTGCACCAGGACCCCTGTGACCACAGTGTGCTGTGCCCCATAGCTCTTGGACAGTGGCTGCCATTAATCTTCCTCTCTGACAGGCCTGGTCAGGGCACAGAGTGAACTATAGGGACTGCTAAAGAGCATCACAAATGaacagattttatttcatttcagaaataacacATTGATTGCAAAtcaagatgaaaaaataaagcatacatATGTCTCAAGTTTAGCCTAGGACAAACAGCACCCAGTAGCTTTGTGTGGTATTGAATGTTGGGATGGTCTTATTCCAGACACGCACAagatattttttgcttttgctgcATAGCAGTGATTGAAATTGTTGCATcaataaattacaaatgaaagacTGAAGTGAGTGTGACTGCACACTCAATTACCTCCTAGCTGGAGCCTCAGTCTGCCTCCCAGGATACAAGCTGGTTTCCTGGAATTGCTCTTCCCTGCCTCAGCACAAGCCCAAATACCTGAGGCCTGGGGCCCTCCTCAGCTAGAGAAAGGCTCTCATTGACCCATCACCAGTGCTCCCAGCAGGAGGTTCTTGCCAACACTAGCTGCTGGTTCCATGCTTGGAATGGCATTAATCCTTCTTCTATTTTTTAACATTCCAATTTGGAACTGACTGCTAATAGCCATGTGACTGAAATTTGGTTCACCGCAACCACACAAGAACCCATCTGACACACAGGCCTCTTCCTCTGTGACACACTGTGAGCCCCACAATGTCTCCCAGGAGAGTCagcactgattggaggagctCTGTGACACGCCCCCTTTCAGGCCTCTTCCTCTGCGACACACTGTGAGCCCCTCGGTGTCTCCTAGGAGAGTCagcactgattggaggagctCTGTGACACGCCCCCTTTCAGGCCTCTTCCTCTGCGACACACTGGGAGCCCCGCGGTGTCAACCAGGTGAGTCGgcactgattggaggagctCTGTGACACGCCCCCTATCAGGCTGCTTGAATTCTGACACTCTATGAGCCCCATAACACTTCATTAAGCGGTCAGCACAATGTACCTGAATCAAACTGGAAGCCAGTTTGCTGACTTGCtgtattttctttacaaaaacacTCGCTTACAAGACGAGTCTTGTGTTGCAGTTCATCCTCTCAGTTTCCCAGACACTAGACTCTGCAATATTCATCAGCTGATGTCTTGCTGTCTGGAGACACCACTATATCTCTACAGTTCCCTTCTCCCTCTCTGACTCTCCAAGGTCTTTGTACAGTTCGGACAGTATTTTGCTTTATAGTCACTGTTTAGTTGTAAACAGCAAGAGAACATCGGCAATTCTGTATAAAAAAATGCTTGTCTTTATAATTTGTCAATATTGCGTCCACTTCTATGGCATTCTAATATTTTTCAAGACGGAATTCAGGAATGATAAATGTTAACAGCATTATGTTGTACATTATGAACATGTCCAGCCTCTCTATCCCTCCATCTGGAGCCTCCTGTAGTCTTCTGTCTGGCCTTAGTCACTATGTtacataagaacacaagaaagttTACAAACCGGAGCAAGGCATTCGACCCTGCCAGCCCATTTTGTAATTAGTAACTAAATGAGACAAGGATCTCAATCATCTATTTCTCAAAAGAATCCGGGGAACCGGCTTCTGCAACAAATTGGCTgtgtgtagcttgttccatacccccACAACCATTGTGGTAAAGTAATGCCTCTTGTTCTCAGATATAAGTGCACTTCCATATAGTTTCAACTTGTCCCCACAGCTTGGCCTTTCActattcattctgaagaaatatgCTCGGTTGACATTTTCAGCCCCTTTGAGTGCTGAGCACAGACAGGACACGACTGTTCTTAAAGCAACAGTTAGAGGTCTCCATTATGATTGAAACCACTTTGTACCAGGTCCCATTGGAATTTTCCCTGTTTATAACTTAAAAGgtccagttccttcagcctggcAGCGTAGTCCCATGGTCATGTGGGGACATTCCAGAGTAGCAATATCTGATCTGCAAAACTGTACAAGacattctaaatgaggccttactagtGTGTTATACATTGCTAACATAGTAATGCTGATGCCTTGATTTCAAATCATATGCTTCtaactatatatcctaacatttcatttagtttgcctttttaattgccTCCCCACATTGACTAGAAGATCTCAAGGATGTGTCAACATGAACACCCAAGTCGTTCTCATAAGTAGCCTCCTGTAGCTCAGCGTTTCCCATAGTTCAGTTTTACTGCCTGCACGCAAATCCTCGCACTTGTCCACATTAAACAGAGGTTATAGCAGCATTAAGGTTAACAAACACATGTAGTGATTGCCAAGGGTATAACCGCAGCCAGATTCCCATCCTTCTGGAACTAAGGATTGTTCTGTAATGTGAAGACTGCACTAAGACCTCTTCACAGTACAGTAGCTCCACTGGGAGCGGTGAGTGTCTCGGGGACAAGAAAGACAAGAGGACGTGTGATGTCCTCTGGAAAGTGTCTGCCTGGTCTGAGTGCTGGACTGACCTCTTGAGCTGTTGAGGAGCTGCTGGGAAGGACTGGTCCTCTTGGTAAAAAACAGCACCCTCCACTCAAGGCTGTTAGGGAACCAAACACACGTGTGCTTGAACTTTGAACAGGCAGTGGAAGAACTCCTATTGGTGAATAGACACGCCCTCACAAACACAGCACAGTAGGGAAACAGTATTCTCTGCAGGGGTAAAGGCTGGGGAAAGGCATTCTGAATGCAGCTTGCTCTGGTGTTCTTTCTCACTGGGCTGTAGATGAGCTGTGGGACTGGGGAGCTCCCAGTCTCTCCTATCCACTCAGAACAGATGACAGGGATGAGAATGCTTCTTGGTGTCGCGTCTTGACCCAAGAGCCTTCCTCCATTGTGTTCCAAAGCAACTGTGACCCCCAGAAGCACTGACACCCCAGTTTGGCCAGGGACTCCATCTCCCTCAGAAAGGAAAGTGTCACCTGTTCTCTGTCATGAATGTACTTCTGCacgtcttataaaaaaaaaaacagaaattgggTTTCCCTGTCTGTTTCCAAACTGCCAGATTTCCAAAAAATGCCCAGAACTGAGCTGAGATACAGCATTGGTTCCTACAGGGCAGAAGTCTTACAAAGTCTACCACTGTGACTCTGACAGAAACTGacttaacctacagtacatcattcagagaaCCCTCTTTAGATGCAGGCAAAAGGTTCAGAGAAGCCCCTCAAGACATTTTACTGAGATTCAGCTCGTGTGAGCAGTACTATGGCAGGATCAGCGCCTCCTGCAGCCAAGACTGGGACTGGGTTAAATCTAGAGCAGTCCCCAGGGCTGGCGTTATGTGTCAGCTTGTGTCTAGATGTGCCGATGCTCTTGAACAGATTTTAGGTGCATCGGGAGAGTGATGCTGCCCATACCGGTGGATTCTTCCCGCGCAGTAACCCTTGTGGCTTTCCGGGCTGTGTGTGAGCATCTCTGCTTAATGGCGGAGGCCCAGGTCTGACGTCCCAGAGGACGATGAACTCCCACCAGTGGTCATTCTTCCATCCCCCTGTCCTGATGGACAGTCTCCCCCCGTCACGTGCTGCCACAGCCCCCtcagagaccagaggagcctGGCAGGAGCCTTGGTCTCTTGGTGAGCCTTATTCCAGCGACCAGCTGCTCGGCCGTGTTGTACTGGGATACCCtggttcctttcaagaaatggaggGATGAGAAACCGGGCCCGTCCAGCTCGGTTCATTGGTGGCAgaagaaacatttaattttctataTAAGATCTGGTCTCCGGGGGGTGACCTCCCCTCTATCTGCGGCTGGGCCTGCCCTGACTCCTCCTGCCATCTCCTGATTGGCCGCTGCCCTCCGCGACCTCCCGCTCCTTGACCACCACGACCTCTACGGGCCGGCCCGGGGGCAGCGGCGAGCCCCGCGAGGGAGCCGGGGGGGGCAGCCTGACGTGGCGCACTACATGACGTGGCCGTGGCAGGGCCAGGGGGCGGCGTGGGTAGCTGGGGGCGCCCGGGTAGGGGAAGCTGAGACAGGGAGGGGGGAAGTAGAGTCTGCGCCCCAGGGCAGAGTGTTGCAGGacgggggggggcagggggggtGCCCGTGGCACCTCAGGAGGGGCCTCCATCTCCGGGTAGAGGTCCAGGAAAGCTGGCGTCACGCCGGTGATGGCACTGATCTGGTAAGCGTTGTGCCAGTCGAGAGCCGCTCGGCCGGGCTGGAAGGGGCGCCGGGAGGTGTCAGGGGGCACCCCCCACACAAACTTCCGGAGCAAGGACAGCCACCAGCCCCCCGAGATGGGGCTGAGGGTGAGGCGGGGCCACAGCGCCCCCAGCGCCCGCAGAGCCTGGCGGTTGGCGGAGCCGTACGGATGCCAGTCCTCGGTGTGGTAGAGCTGGGAGAAGAGCAGGTCGAGCCGCAGGGCCGGGTGCGCCTGCAGGAAGTGGGTGAGCGCGCTCGCACAGTGGCCGGGCGGCTCCTCGCAGGGCGTGTAGTTACTGTACAGCGTGACGTAGCTCACATTGTCATAGACTGACAGCACAGAGCAGAGGTACCTGGAGAAACACAAGCACTTACACAGTGCCACACTGGCATGCAGATACACTGGCATGCAGATAAAGTACCACACAGACATGCAGATACACTGGCATACAGATACAGCACCACACAACCATGCAGATACAGTACCATGCAGATACAGTACCACACAGACATGCAGATACACTGGCATGCAGATACAGTACCACACAGACATGCAGATACACTGGCATGCAGATACAGTGCCACACAACCATGCAGATACACTGGCATACAGATACAGCACCACACAACCATGCAGATACAGTCCGCACAGACATGCAGATACAGTACCATGCAGATACAGCACCACACAGCCATGCAGATACACTGGCATGCAGATACAGTACCACACAGACATGCAGATACACTGGCATGCAGATACAGTGCCACACAACCATGCAGATACACTGGCATGCAGATACAGTACCACACTggcatacagatacagtaccgCACAGGCACGCAGATACAGTGCCATGCAGATACAGTGCCACACTGGCATGCAGATACAGTGCCATGCAGATACAGTACCACACTGGCATGCAGATACAGTGCCGTGCAGATACAGGACCACACAGCCGTGCAGACCCACCCCTCTGCCCCAGCGCCTCACCCGTCGGTGTCGAAGAGCAGCGCTTCAGGGTGCAGGTGGTACAGGGGGCAGCTGCTGGCCTGGCCCTTCTGCACCAGGGCTCCGGTGGCCGTCCGCAGCTCGTAGAACAGCAAGTGAGTGTTGGGCAGTGTGGGGCCGTAGGGGAACCCAAACGCCTCGTAGAACTGGCTGTAGGGCACCCTGGCCTCTTCCCCCGTCCGGATGTGGTAGGGGCACTGGGGGCACCCCTGGGCATCAGACACCCAACAGGGGGCAAATGGCACACAGTTCTGGCCCCAACCAGCCATGGCACCTCACTTTCCTGATGGGGAGACCGGGAAAGTGTGTAATAATAATCAGTCACTAGGTCAGTCTTGTACTTTGTGGAATAGAATTTATTCACCTCAAGGCAAAGGTGCTGATAGACCTCAGCAATCAAGTGGTGCTATCGACTGGTTTAGAGTACTAGATCCCAGTCCAGGTCCTGGAGGAAGAATATCTCTGCAGTTTGTCTTGTTCCAACTAAGTTCTTAATCACTGGCTCGTTGATTCCAGTCTTCTATATCAAACATCTTTGTAAATtggctttcagctcttaaatttTGAACTAGTTTAAACATTGTACCAGCTTCTAAGTTTCAGAACTGCACTTTTTCAGTTGTGCTGCCTGAAATGTAACTGACTGGGCCCCAGCATAAGGAAGAAATACTCACTGTGCTCATGTCTAATACTCTGTCACTCTCTGagtgtgtctgatacagtgtctttctccctgtgggcgtgtctgattctctgtcagtcctgctgtggGCGTGGCCGATACAGTGTCTTTCTccctgtgggcgtgtctgattctctgtcagtcctgctgtggGCGTGTCCGATACAGTGTCATTCTtcctgtgggcgtgtctgattctctgtcagtcctgctgtgggcgtgtctgattctctgtcagtcctgctgtggGCGTGTCCGATACAGTGTCTTTCTccctgtgggcgtgtctgattctctgtcagtcctgctgtggGCGTGTCCGATACTGTGTCATTCTtcctgtgggcgtgtctgattctctgtcagtcctgctgtggGCGTGTCCGATACAGTGTCTTTCTccctgtgggcgtgtctgatatGATCAGTCTGACCTGTCTCTGTTTGAAGAGAGCCTGTGTAATATTCTGTGTGCTGAAGTTTTTGACACACAGGACTGACCAAataaacaagttaaataaaagtctaaacaaacAGGTTAATTAAGTTATCAATTATTACTGCAAATTTAGAGCTTATCTGGAATGAATACCAGAAGACAGTGTCCCTCCAGGACCAGTATTGGAGACCACCTATTTAGAAGACTGACAATAGTTCATACTCCAGTCTATGTTCCAGCATTGATGAATCAGATGTTTAATTTGTCTGTAAGAAAATTCGATATGACTTTGTTCTTTTAGCAAGGTTATTACAGGTAGacctctacagtatattataattgAAACAAACTTTTTTAGAACCCCAGTTTTATCACTACTAATCCATGGATTAAACAAACATGCTGACATTGCTGATTAAATCGCCTCTGCTCCGAATGTAGTGGACCAGACGATAGATAATGAACGTGTGGAAGTGAAGAAACCTCCTCCAGTCTGTTGTGAAGCCACGTCGGCCTCAGAGCAGTGATTTACTAACTACTAAATGGGTGGgagagcacacagcacacagggtGCCCGGCGCTCTCTGTGACAGATGTACTGTTGCCACGACTATGGCAACACCCCAGGAATGCTGGGCCATTCTGAGCAGCGTTCTTCCCCTCTCGCCCTCTGTTTGCACAGGCAGCCGTGGGGCTGGCTCCACTGTTCTCATTCTCGATTGTGACGCAAGCGCTTTAAAACTGAACATGATACTGATTTTCACTACAGCAAAAGGGACTGGCTTATGCAGGAACAGTGAGGAGTGGAGCCATTAGCAGCCATTAGACCTCTGATTTGCCTCATCTTTGCAAAAGGGATGGTGACTCAGTTAGATGCATCATCTATTTTTGTAACCGGctgtaattgaaaacaaaattaccaTGGTCAATTAAGTCCCTGCATTTATATAACACTCTTCATCCTGAAGGATCCCAGTGTTACTGCTCAGAGGGTCAGGTGCTGATGTAAGAACTTGATTCACCAAAATAATTAAgtggaaatgtaaaaaaagctgAATAGTATAAGCCAACAGTGGAATATAGTTAGAACATCACCACTCTTTCTAACAGCACGATCTTTCTAAAGAACAGTGTCCAGTTATTGCACTGGAACATtgatttggaaattctggttgaCAATGAAGAGTGCCACTTACTGGTCAGCCAGTGCCAGTGGTTTTCCTGGGAGGTCTCCTAGCGCAGTACTGATCAGGCCCAGCCCTGTTCAGCTCCTAAGACCTGATGAGATCAGGCTGCTAATCTTGTAACCCCATGTTAAGCTGCATCTACATGTAGAACGTTTAAGACATTGAAAACAACATGACCTGTTTTCAACATATAAGAAACGAAAATCTCCTTGCTCGTGTAGCCGAGCTAGTGTGGGCACGGTgtcgtcatcgccctccctgcgtgtagcagggacctcagccgcctgggctgagggaggtcccctttagctcatgcggctggttTCCTGTTGCTTTACGCCAGAGACCCAGATTTGCGcccaggtgttgcgggacgAACTGGCGGGGTGGAGTGGCGAGGGCATGAGCCCGCGTGGAACCGCGACGGTCACACTCACAAAGGGCAAAGGGCCATGTTATTTTGCAGTGCAAACAAGTTTATAGCAATATTTTTGCAGCGCCAGTAAATGAAGCAACAATAACATTGCAAGAAgtaaaatgaagaataaaaaggaCTAATAGTGAAACAGGAATCTGTGGAATTGTGGTAGATGTTGCACAAAGAGTAGTGGGGGCCtgtaacaagctgcccagccatgttgctaaAGACATGTACTTAGGCGAGGGTCCCTGCAATCCTTCAGTAAGCACCTGCATGAGACCCTCAGCTCAGTAAGCAGCTCAATCAGCCTCTGTTCAGCCTGTCTCATGTGCTTGTGCTCTAAGGACACCAGCATCAATGGCATCCAGACCCCTGCTAAGAACAGTGTGCAGGCAGGCAGCTGAATTTGTTAACTGCTCCTTTGCCTTTTTATGCTGTGTATTTTGTTTAAAGCAAAAAGAATCGGGGAGCTGGGGTTCTGCATAGTGTGACAATCCTGAGGTCAATTTCAACTGGTAGTTACCACGGTAATCTTCACGTTAGTAGGTCGGGTTTTAGCCATTTGAGAACACAGTTCcttgcttttttccctttttgcaGTCTGTTTGATGTTGTGTAGTGTCAAAAACATCTTCTGTATAATGTTCAAGTagatagctgtgtcagcatttgaggctgcaaaggaacacgtaaagCTTTATCCcacactgaaaggaaaagacaagagacacaacatttcggctgtggagccttcttcaggtgtttcttcacacacatatatataatatatagatCCCATATATAATATTTCTTATAACCTCTTCCCTCAAAGGGAATTTGAACTCTAAAGATTCCTACTTTT is drawn from Lepisosteus oculatus isolate fLepOcu1 chromosome 9, fLepOcu1.hap2, whole genome shotgun sequence and contains these coding sequences:
- the LOC138241307 gene encoding putative C->U-editing enzyme APOBEC-4, with the protein product MAGWGQNCVPFAPCWVSDAQGCPQCPYHIRTGEEARVPYSQFYEAFGFPYGPTLPNTHLLFYELRTATGALVQKGQASSCPLYHLHPEALLFDTDGYLCSVLSVYDNVSYVTLYSNYTPCEEPPGHCASALTHFLQAHPALRLDLLFSQLYHTEDWHPYGSANRQALRALGALWPRLTLSPISGGWWLSLLRKFVWGVPPDTSRRPFQPGRAALDWHNAYQISAITGVTPAFLDLYPEMEAPPEVPRAPPLPPPVLQHSALGRRLYFPPPCLSFPYPGAPSYPRRPLALPRPRHVVRHVRLPPPAPSRGSPLPPGRPVEVVVVKEREVAEGSGQSGDGRRSQGRPSRR